One Parashewanella spongiae genomic window, CACATCATAACTGGTTGTCCTTTTCAGTTCCCACTGCTACGGCCATACGCTGCAAGCGCTCAACTTGAGCAAGTGATTGTGCTTGAGACATAACTTTGTCGGAAATTCCAAATCGTTGTTGCCAATCAACAAGAGTTTGCTCATCTGCATTCGATAATATTTGATGTTTTATTGCTTTCTTAAAATCAAGTTTAAAACCAAAACCTTTACTGTATATTTTGGCTAATTCTTTATCTGCTCGCTTATAGCCACCTTTAGCCGATTGGTTTAAATAGGCTATGCCTTTGGGGTAATCCGGTTCGCCCATGAACCCTCTGCTATACAAGGTGCCTAGTAAAAAATCTACATAAGGAGATGGTTCAGAAATGTTAAGTAACAATTGCTCTGCATGCCATGGGTCTTGAATTGTCATTATTCCGAAGAGTGACATTTCAGCCTCAAGCCCATAGCATTCAATGCTTCCGGCTTGTTTTCCTTGTTGTAGTATGTGGGTTATTTCGTCGAGTGTTTTACCAATAGTAGGTTTCACTATATATAATTTAGCTAATTGATAGTAAGCACTGAGCTCAGATTGTGCGGCCCATAATAGTAATTGTTCTGAATGACCGTGATTCCAATGAATAAACTGACCGTTTGAGATATGGCGAGCAATTTTAATGGCCGCTTTAGTTGATTTCTCGTCACTATACTTTTTTAAACTTGTAAAAAATTGTTCAAAACTGCCTATTTCTGGGTAAGTGTTGTACAAAGTGGCGAGACTAAAAAAAGCGTTGGATTTTTCTTTTAAAGCACAATAGGCATAATTTTTTGCTTGCTGTTGATCAATTTCTGTATATTTATTTTTAATAAATAGTTCAGCCAACAACTCACAAGCAATGGCATTTCCTTGATCCGCTTTTAATTTAATTTCTTGTATGTACTGTTTGGGAACAGCAATATTATCTAGCCTCAAATATAATTTAATTAATTCGTTAGATGCAGGTTCATAATTTTGTTCTATAAGGTTTAAAATGATTGATGTAGCTTGATTAATATCCCTAATCGTCTCATTTTCACTATAAGCCAGCACTCTTGCTCTTTTTAATTGCGCAGATATGTCCCCAGACTTTGCAGATTTGGCCAGCCAAGCAAGTGCTTGAGGTTCATCGCCTTTTTCTAAGTATATTTTTGCCAGTTTATTCTGCACTTTTGGCAATCCAAACTCTGCGAGATAGCGATAATGCTTATAAGCAGCATCATGCTTTCCCTGAGCCAATAGGTTGTCAGCTGTCCTTTCATCGTGCTGTATTGTAGAGCACCCACTTATAAACACTATTAAGGTACAGGTTGATAACAGTTTAATTGTCATTTGTTTTCACCAATCTCAAAGATTATAGCCACGACTTCAAGTAATCACTTGAGAAGTCATTACTGATAATCACTCGAGCAGGTTTATTAACATCTTTAAAATCAATTGGCTTTTCTGTTGCTATAAGCCCAGTGACATCAATATCGCCATCGATAACCGACAATTGCTGTATTTTTCCTTTTATAACTGCTGAGTCGCCTAATATTTTAACGAGCACTGACTGACCATTTTGAATGGTATTCGCGTCTTCAAAACTAAATTTTGCCGTAATATAAGGAATTGCATTATTATTTACTAAGGTAAAGGTTTCATCACCTTTTTGAAGATATTGGCCATTGAGGTTTTTCACTTCTAATATCTTACAATCACATGGACTGCTTATATTTCCTTTAGCCTTCGCTACTTCAAAAGACTCCGTTAATATGCCCATTGTTTCAGGTGGTAATTGTGAAATATCCGCTTCTAAATCTGCACCAGTAAAACTTGCCAATAATTGCCCTTTGGATACTTGGGTCGCACCTGAAGGAATTAATGTCTCTAAATTACCAGCTTTTGGCATTGTTAATGTGTACGATTTAATATCCACGAAAGCTTTGGTTGAGGATTGAATAAAATAAATAGAAAATAATTTGAATCCCACAAACGCTATTGCTGACAAACCTATCGCTAAAAACACTAAACTGCCAAAAATTGATTTAGCACGCTCTTTGTTAGTGATTTTCTTCAGCTGTTTTTTAACTCTTGCTCCCGTATGATTTTCTCGGCTCAATGTATTGATTAAATCACCTGTTGAAAGCAATGAACCGTTTAAAAATGCGGTAATAATATAACGTAAAGCTGAGTTGAATTGTTTATCAGCTTTACTAAATGTACATCCAATATTATTATTCGACCATTGATTAAGTGAGTTAAATTCTATTTGGTATGAAAAATCAAAACCATCAATATTTATCGTCAATAGCCCCTGATACATTGTGTTTGCTGTAATTATCTTAGCCGTATTATTTATGCTAAATCCACCCACTGAAATATCGTGAACTTTATAATCCATCTCATTGATTTTTATTGTTGCCGGAATATGAATTCTTGCGAATTGACGCTGGACTTCTGATTCATGCACGACGTTAATATTTTCTGTTTTCTGATTCATTATTAATTCCCAATTTAGTTCCCAATTTTCACACTAATACAAAAATGACAGCTGCAAATATGCTGGCACAAGCAAAAGTAACAGTTCTAGAAGACCAAAGATTTAATACCTGCTGAAGTGCCTCAGCTTCAATTGACAACTTCGCTGGCTGCCTTGTCCAAGATTGCCTGTCAAGTCTAAAAAAGACATAGATTTTCATTACTGCACCCATTATTTGGTTGTAATACAACATAATGGGATATATGGGGCCGACCTTATGCCCTCCGGCTAATATCGTGAGTGTAATCATCGTTCTGGTGATCATTATCCAAAGTAAGTAGATCACACCGTACACAATTGAATATTTTAGGCTTGCAAGTAAAGCTACAGAAAGACCAAATAAGCTTGTCCACATTGAAATTTTTTGATCGTTAACTACGTAATAAGCAAACCAACCTAATTTTTTAGGACCAAGTTTTACTGCGCGATTATTTTGACGTAGGTTATTTCCGTACCATCGAAACATCAATTGACGTGAGGATTTTAAGAAACTTTTATGCGGTGGATGCTCAACGGTACTCACAATGGCGTCAGGTACGTAAAATGTATCTAAACCCATTTTCATGATGCTAAACCAGCTTGACTTATCATCACCAGTTAAGAATCTGAAACGACCAAGGCGCCAGTGCTCTAAATTATCTAGCTGTATATCATCAATAAAGTCTGGGTTTGTTACCACACTCGCTCTGAACATGGACATGCGACCTGTTAGGGTAAGCACCCGCTTAGATAAGGCCATTGAGCACATATTGATATGACGTTGACCAAAGCGAAGCTTATGCCATTCACTCATAATATATGAGCCTTTCACCTCGCAAATTTCATTGGTGGTTAAAGCGGCCAGATTAGGAAGAGCACTAAAAAAAGGTACAGCCTTTAGAACACAATTATGTCCTAGCATTGTGTCCCCATCAATCACGGCGACAACGGCGTTTTCCGCTGGTAAATCACGACTGATATATCTAAACCCTGAAGCTAAAGCATCTCGTTTACCTGTTCCTGGAATACGCACAAAAACCAGTGACACTGTTTCAAGCATTTCTTGTTGTTCGAATAAATTTCGGATCAAAAATTCATCGCTTACCTCAACAATAGAAGCAACTATTGTGGTTGATATCCCACACTTATTAGCTTCTTCGAAAACTGAATTATAAACTTTTGCCGTTGTGGTTGAGTCGATTCTAAAACTCGTCACCATCAAATAAACATGAGGAGGAAGTGCATCCTTTCCCATTTTATTAATTTTTTCTCGCAATTTTGGAAAAGTCCAACGCATAAACCACATACCACGCACAAAATGGATTATACCGATTGAATATCGCCATATGCCTATAAGACCAATAATAAAAATGAACTTTTCCGATTCAGTATTAAATATTTCACTCGGCACTATTGTGGCAAGCAAGCCTATGGTAGCTATAAAAATTAACCACCCAGAAAATGTCCGAATTGATTTATGAGTGAAAATATTGCTCTGCATAATATTTACCAACAAATCCCTTGCTTATTTTCGTCAGAGGCATGTGTCATGAAACCATGCAGATCAACGATTTTCTTTTCTTGCGATAAATTTTCAAGAACGCCTTTAAAAGATTTATCACCGTTAGCGATCACTATAATTTCACCATGATCTATCGCTGCTTGTAGATCGCTTACTAATAAACTTGATACATGAGGAATGTGACAATTAATGTATTCTTTATTTGCGCCATGAACTCGAGCGTAATCAATATATTTATCGTAGATTTTTAAATCAAAGCCTTTACCGATCAATTGCTCTGCCAATTCCACAAAAGGGCTTTCGCGTAAATCATCAGTTTCAGATTTAAAGCTCAGACCTAATAAAGTAATTTTTCGGTGTTTAAGGCTTTTTACTATATTAATCGCGTTTTGAATTTGGTTCTGATTACTCGCCATGAGTTGACTGAGCATTGGCGTTTTAATATCTAACGACAAGGCTTTAAAAGTTAACGCTTTGACATCTTTTGGTAAACATGAGCCACCATATGCAAAGCCGGGACGCATGTAATAATTTGAGATATTTAACTTTTTGTCTTTACAAACTACTTTCATCACATCGCGACCATCAATACCTAAGCCACGACTAATATTACCAATTTCGTTTGCAAACGTTATTTTTGCAGCATGCCATACATTGCAAGTATATTTAATCATTTCAGCAACTTCGATGGGCTGACAAATTATTTCAGCATCTAATTCCTGATATAACGTCGCTATTAACTGTCCTGTTTCATCATCCATTTGTCCTATAACTGTCATAGGTGGATTATAAAAATCAAAAATTGCGGTGCTCTCACGGAGAAATTCAGGATTTGTCGCAACAAAAAAATCTCTTCCAGCTACTCTACCTGAAGCTTTTTCTAATGCGGGTATAACAATATCTTTAACGGTCCCTGGTAACACGGTACTGCGGATCACAACATAATGAGGCTCATTTTTACCTTTTAACGCCAAACCAATATCGTGACAAACTGCTTTAATATAATTTAATTCTAAATTTCCGTTCGCCATTGAAGGCGTACCAACACAAACCATTGTTACACTTGTGTTTTCAACGGCCTTAATAGAATTTGTTGTTGCGCTTAAATTTCCATTTTTAATACCTTTAGAAATCATTTCTGCTAGACCAGGTTCAACAATAGGAGAAGCACCTGAGTTGATAAGATCAACTTTTTCTTGTGAGACATCAACACCAATGATGTTATGTCCATTATTCGATAGACAAGCAGAGCACACAGCACCTACATAGCCCATACCAAAAATACTAATATCCATATAAAGCTCCAAATCTGGACTCCGTCCATTTATTTTCAATACAACTATGAAAACCTATTTAATAGCTCCAATAATTCATGAGTTTTTTGCCTCATTAAAGGAACGTTCTGTCTGCTCTCAACATTAAGCCTCACCACTGGCTCAGTATTTGATGATCGGAGATTGAATCTCCATAGCTCGAATTCCATGCTAATACCGTCCGTTTTATCGATTATGTTCGCACTTTCTTTATAATGGTTTTCGATGCTATCTACTGCTTTCTTAGCATCTTTTATCGTTAAATTTATCTCCCCTGAAGCTGGGAATAACTCGATACGATGATTAATGAGTTGAGAAAGAGATTTTTTGGTCGCCGACATAAGGGAAGCAACTAGAAGCCATGGGATCATGCCACTATCACAGTAAGAAAAATCTCTAAAGTAGTGATGTGCACTCATTTCTCCGCCGTAGATTGCATCTTCTTTCCGCATACGTTCTTTAATAAATGCATGACCAGTTTTTGACTGAATTGTTATCCCACCAGATGCTTGAACTAAGTCTTTTGTATTCCAAGTCAAACGCGGATCATGAATAATCTTTGAACCTGGATTATTGGCTAAAGATGCTTGAGCTAATAAGCCAACAATGTAATACCCTTCAATGAAACAGCCTTTTTCATCAAACAGAAAACAGCGGTCAAAATCACCATCCCAAGCAATACCTAAATCGGCTTGATGTTCAATGACTGCATTTGTTGTGATAGCTCGATTGTCAACTAATAATGGGTTTGGAATACCATTTGGGAAATTACCATCTGCTTCATGGCATATTTTAGTAAAACGAATCGGAATATTACTTTGAATAAAACTTTCTTCTAATGCATCAATCACATGTCCTGCTGCACCATTTCCAGCATTTACCACTAAATGCAAAGGTGTCACAGCTTCTTCTTGGTGCTTTAGGTAACTTAATAGATGCTTTACATAAGGCTTTAGAATACTTTTTTTGGTCAATGAACCTTTGTTTTTTACATCACCAAAATTGTTTGTTTCGGCCAAGGCTTTAATATCATTTAAACCAGTATCACCACTTATTGGAACAGCACCTCGTTTGACTAATTTCATGCCGTTATAATCTATAGGATTGTGACTTGCTGTGACTTCTATTGCACCATCAATATCCAGATATTGAGCGGCAAAGTATACTTCCTCAGTGCCTGTCATCCCAAGGTCAATCACATTTACACCTTCATCCATTAAACCTTGCGCTAAAGCATTTTTTAATGATTCACTACTGAGTCTTATATCTGCACCAAGAGCTACTACTGAAGGCTTTAAATACTGAGCGAATGCCCGACCTATTCTATAAGCTATTGTTATATTGAGTTCGTCACCTAATTGACCACGAATATCATAGGCTTTAAAACATGTTAAATTTGTCATATTAACCTTCTTCAGGTTCAAGTACTTTAGAAGGGGAAACGTTTGGTTCGCTTCGACCGTACATATCTTCAAAACGTACGATATCGTCTTCGCCTAAGTAACTTCCTGACTGAACTTCAATCAGCTCTAAATTAATTTTTCCAGGATTTTCGAGTGAATGAATATCTCCTATCGGAATATATGTTGACTCATTTTCTGATAGCAACTGCGTGCTATTGCCACAAAGCACTTTTGCAGTACCTTTGACAACAATCCAATGCTCAGCTCGATGATGATGCATTTGAACTGAAAGCTTTGCTCCTGGTTTTACAACAATACGTTTTACTTGGAAACGTGCTCCACTATCAATTGAGTCATAATATCCCCAAGGACGGAAAACCTGACGATGATCCTGTATTTCACATCGTTGCTTTTCATTTAAAGTTGAAACAATCTTTTTAATATTTTGTACTTTGCTTTTATCTGCGACTAAAATTGCATCATCTGTTTCTATAACAACTAAATTATCAATGCCTAACGTAGCGACAAGTTTTTTATTTGCTCTAATATATGAATTAGTACTGTTCACAGCTAAAATATCACCAAGACAAACATTATTGTCTTGATCTTTTTTGCTGATTTCCCAGAGTGAATTCCAACAACCAACATCACTCCAACCTGCATCTAGAGGTACTATTCTGACTAGATTTGATTTTTCCATGATTGCGTAATCAATGGATATTGAAGGTGATGATTCAAAAGAGCTTGGGTGCAAGCGAATAAAGTCTAAATCAACAGTTGAATGTAAAAGCGCATTTTCACAAGATTTTAATAAAGAAGGCTGGTAAAGCTTTAACTGATTAACCATGGTATTTGTTTTAAACATGAACATACCGCTGTTCCAGTGATAATCACCGGAGTCAAGATACTTCTGAGCCGTTAATGAATCTGGCTTTTCTACAAACTTCTCGACTTTATATGTCTTAGTATTACTTTCTTGTTGTAATTTGATATAACCATAACCAGTATGAGCACTTGTCGGTACTATACCGAAGGTTAAAATATTACCATCAACAACAGATTTTTTAGCATCCATAACTGCTTGATTGAATTTGTTTTCATCAAGGATTTCATGATCGGCAGCCAATAATAAAAGTATTGAGTCTTTTTGAGCATATAATGAAGCAATTGCAACTGCTGGAGCAGTATCTCTAGCTGCTGGTTCTAAAATTATCTGGCAATTTGCCATATTCATTTCATCAAGCTGATCAGCCACAGTAAAACGATGTTCTTCATTACAAATAATGATTGGGGCACTAACGTCACTCAAGCTTTTAACACGTAACAGTGTGTTTTGCAGCATGCTTCGCTGGTTCGTTAATTTTAGAAACTGTTTTGGGCGAAGTTTACGAGACAATGGCCACAATCTAGAGCCACTTCCTCCAGCCAAAATAACTGGAACAATATTCATTATCAATATCCTTATAAATAACAAATCACTTAATAAAATACATCTCACCTCAGTGCATAAACAGTTATGCAACCATGGCAACTAGAGTTTAAACAAAAACCTTATTAACCTATACAAACAAATAGTTAAGCGTTAAGTGCCGATCATCCTTAACTGGCCAAAACGCGATCTCAGAACTAATAAAGCCCAATATTCAAATAATTCAAAAGTGGGTACTGTACAATAAGCGCACAATTTAACTTGATCAGCTATATATCGTCAACAAGAACATACTTTATATTTTATAAAATATATTACTTTTATCTTGCGACCCAATAATTCCTTTTCACTAATAAAAAATATCTGTACGAAATCAAGTTTAAATTGTAAATAATCCACCTTCTAGATAAGGTGGGTTTGTAGCTAAAATAAAGCCCTGCCCAATGTTAATTTAATGTTATTATGCATTTTTCCTATTTTATTTCAAGATCTTGCATATCTATTCAATTAATTCCTTTTAAGTCAGAGAAATATTCTCTCTGACAGACATGATTTCTCCATAGATTATTCTTCCTCCAATATGGGAATTTTCTGAACAATTTTATAGCTGTTTTCCCTTTTATAGCCCATCAATTTTGAAATTTACATTTTCGGTGGAACTTGTACTACTGGGTGAACATGAGCTACTTGAGCACTAAGCTCGATTAGTTCACTAGGGCAATCGCACGAATCAGTGATATATACAACTCCATGTAGTAATTACGTCATTCCCACGAAAGTTGGAATTTAGCGCCTTATATTTGAGTACCCAAAGTCACTGAATTCCCGTTTTCACTGGAATGACGAGCTATAACTTCTACAGTTTTTGCTCGATAAACATTTATGCGTTTACCCTGCTTACTTCACAACCTTGCTGTATACATTAAACATGTACATAGCTGTCGGCCTCTTTACCCACAATATTTGTCAAAATCATAAACCTATATTTGGTGTCCATACTTTATAATATTGACAGCGCCAAAACACATGTGATTCTTGTTTATACATACTCATGTTTAATCTCTTTATGACTTCGTTAAAAATCAAAGAAGGCTTTAACATTAGGTGCATTTAAGGCAAAACCCTTAGGGTGATTAGCACCTGCTGAAATATGTATTTTAGGGCGCTGAAAATTTAAATCTAACTACAACAGATGAACATGAACTTTTAATTACTATTTTACTGTTTACGACAAAAATATTCGTTATGTACATAGATGAACACAGCAAATTTACTACTGAAAACATGCTGAGGTGCATTTGATCCGAAGGGTCGGATAAGCGACACCTGTTGCCAAGTGCCGCTCTCCTCAGAACCCACGTGCAACTTTCACTGCACTGGGCTCAAGCCTCCACTAAGGCATACTATGTAACCCGGTAACTACAAATAGTTACCTTTGCAATACACACTTGAAGCTTTAATATCTGCAACATTATGGATTCCATATTATTACAGTAAGGAGAGGCACTAACCTCATATGAAGTCATCATTTGCGTTTCTCCATTAACAAAGTTCTTCAAATTTTCTTGCAACGGGAGACCAGCTGGAAGTGGGCTCACTTTCGCGACCAGATATAAATCTGTATCTGCATCATTACAACGCAGCATTTGCTTTCTCCAGCCTCCTTTACCTGCATAACTATCGGCCACCCTCACAGATGGCTTTCCCAGAAGGAACTATACAGGCTTACCGTGTTCCGTATGTTGTGCAATATCAGGGTAGATGCCAACTCTAGTGCGGAGAGCTCTGTTGATCACGAAAGAGTACTGCCCAACCTCTTTCCAACTCTCGTTGCCTTTTGGCCACAGCGTAACAACCACTTCCGCTGCTTCACGTATAACGCACCTTTCATGGGTTCACATATGTTCATCATACTGATTCCCTAGCGCTTATCCGACTTGTGGTTATCAGGAGGAACGTCCTCTCACGATTCGTTTCCCGTCTAATAAATAGACTTTGCTACATTGTCAGGCTCGCTACTTTATTCAGAGCCTTAGGGTCATCTGGTGATACAGACGGTTCACGCTATAGTGGTGAACAGCACTTCATACGACTTCACGTCGCACGAGCATCAAGTATTAAGTTAATTCAGATGCTAAAAATCAAGCAAATGAATGAAATATAATTGTGAATATTAGAATTTCTTATAATAAAGGCTGTAAAATAAGCAAGTTGTTTTTGGCCTTGCCATTTGCTTTTTGAAGAATTGGCACCAGTGTGTGGCAAGCATTAAGATTGATTGCTTTTTATTTAATCTGCTTTACTAAAATGAACAACACAATACTTTAATATAAAAGTTTGTGGATAAAAACCAAGCAACTGTTCTTGTTTGAACTAGATTTTCTTGCACAAATTAATAACTGTTGTTAAAGTCCAACCCAGTTGATTTTCAAA contains:
- a CDS encoding tetratricopeptide repeat protein, which produces MTIKLLSTCTLIVFISGCSTIQHDERTADNLLAQGKHDAAYKHYRYLAEFGLPKVQNKLAKIYLEKGDEPQALAWLAKSAKSGDISAQLKRARVLAYSENETIRDINQATSIILNLIEQNYEPASNELIKLYLRLDNIAVPKQYIQEIKLKADQGNAIACELLAELFIKNKYTEIDQQQAKNYAYCALKEKSNAFFSLATLYNTYPEIGSFEQFFTSLKKYSDEKSTKAAIKIARHISNGQFIHWNHGHSEQLLLWAAQSELSAYYQLAKLYIVKPTIGKTLDEITHILQQGKQAGSIECYGLEAEMSLFGIMTIQDPWHAEQLLLNISEPSPYVDFLLGTLYSRGFMGEPDYPKGIAYLNQSAKGGYKRADKELAKIYSKGFGFKLDFKKAIKHQILSNADEQTLVDWQQRFGISDKVMSQAQSLAQVERLQRMAVAVGTEKDNQL
- a CDS encoding HlyD family secretion protein yields the protein MNQKTENINVVHESEVQRQFARIHIPATIKINEMDYKVHDISVGGFSINNTAKIITANTMYQGLLTINIDGFDFSYQIEFNSLNQWSNNNIGCTFSKADKQFNSALRYIITAFLNGSLLSTGDLINTLSRENHTGARVKKQLKKITNKERAKSIFGSLVFLAIGLSAIAFVGFKLFSIYFIQSSTKAFVDIKSYTLTMPKAGNLETLIPSGATQVSKGQLLASFTGADLEADISQLPPETMGILTESFEVAKAKGNISSPCDCKILEVKNLNGQYLQKGDETFTLVNNNAIPYITAKFSFEDANTIQNGQSVLVKILGDSAVIKGKIQQLSVIDGDIDVTGLIATEKPIDFKDVNKPARVIISNDFSSDYLKSWL
- a CDS encoding glycosyltransferase family 2 protein, translating into MLVNIMQSNIFTHKSIRTFSGWLIFIATIGLLATIVPSEIFNTESEKFIFIIGLIGIWRYSIGIIHFVRGMWFMRWTFPKLREKINKMGKDALPPHVYLMVTSFRIDSTTTAKVYNSVFEEANKCGISTTIVASIVEVSDEFLIRNLFEQQEMLETVSLVFVRIPGTGKRDALASGFRYISRDLPAENAVVAVIDGDTMLGHNCVLKAVPFFSALPNLAALTTNEICEVKGSYIMSEWHKLRFGQRHINMCSMALSKRVLTLTGRMSMFRASVVTNPDFIDDIQLDNLEHWRLGRFRFLTGDDKSSWFSIMKMGLDTFYVPDAIVSTVEHPPHKSFLKSSRQLMFRWYGNNLRQNNRAVKLGPKKLGWFAYYVVNDQKISMWTSLFGLSVALLASLKYSIVYGVIYLLWIMITRTMITLTILAGGHKVGPIYPIMLYYNQIMGAVMKIYVFFRLDRQSWTRQPAKLSIEAEALQQVLNLWSSRTVTFACASIFAAVIFVLV
- a CDS encoding nucleotide sugar dehydrogenase, which produces MDISIFGMGYVGAVCSACLSNNGHNIIGVDVSQEKVDLINSGASPIVEPGLAEMISKGIKNGNLSATTNSIKAVENTSVTMVCVGTPSMANGNLELNYIKAVCHDIGLALKGKNEPHYVVIRSTVLPGTVKDIVIPALEKASGRVAGRDFFVATNPEFLRESTAIFDFYNPPMTVIGQMDDETGQLIATLYQELDAEIICQPIEVAEMIKYTCNVWHAAKITFANEIGNISRGLGIDGRDVMKVVCKDKKLNISNYYMRPGFAYGGSCLPKDVKALTFKALSLDIKTPMLSQLMASNQNQIQNAINIVKSLKHRKITLLGLSFKSETDDLRESPFVELAEQLIGKGFDLKIYDKYIDYARVHGANKEYINCHIPHVSSLLVSDLQAAIDHGEIIVIANGDKSFKGVLENLSQEKKIVDLHGFMTHASDENKQGICW
- a CDS encoding phosphomannomutase CpsG (capsular polysaccharide biosynthesis protein; catalyzes the formation of D-mannose 6-phosphate from alpha-D-mannose 1-phosphate); protein product: MTNLTCFKAYDIRGQLGDELNITIAYRIGRAFAQYLKPSVVALGADIRLSSESLKNALAQGLMDEGVNVIDLGMTGTEEVYFAAQYLDIDGAIEVTASHNPIDYNGMKLVKRGAVPISGDTGLNDIKALAETNNFGDVKNKGSLTKKSILKPYVKHLLSYLKHQEEAVTPLHLVVNAGNGAAGHVIDALEESFIQSNIPIRFTKICHEADGNFPNGIPNPLLVDNRAITTNAVIEHQADLGIAWDGDFDRCFLFDEKGCFIEGYYIVGLLAQASLANNPGSKIIHDPRLTWNTKDLVQASGGITIQSKTGHAFIKERMRKEDAIYGGEMSAHHYFRDFSYCDSGMIPWLLVASLMSATKKSLSQLINHRIELFPASGEINLTIKDAKKAVDSIENHYKESANIIDKTDGISMEFELWRFNLRSSNTEPVVRLNVESRQNVPLMRQKTHELLELLNRFS
- a CDS encoding mannose-1-phosphate guanylyltransferase/mannose-6-phosphate isomerase, encoding MVPVILAGGSGSRLWPLSRKLRPKQFLKLTNQRSMLQNTLLRVKSLSDVSAPIIICNEEHRFTVADQLDEMNMANCQIILEPAARDTAPAVAIASLYAQKDSILLLLAADHEILDENKFNQAVMDAKKSVVDGNILTFGIVPTSAHTGYGYIKLQQESNTKTYKVEKFVEKPDSLTAQKYLDSGDYHWNSGMFMFKTNTMVNQLKLYQPSLLKSCENALLHSTVDLDFIRLHPSSFESSPSISIDYAIMEKSNLVRIVPLDAGWSDVGCWNSLWEISKKDQDNNVCLGDILAVNSTNSYIRANKKLVATLGIDNLVVIETDDAILVADKSKVQNIKKIVSTLNEKQRCEIQDHRQVFRPWGYYDSIDSGARFQVKRIVVKPGAKLSVQMHHHRAEHWIVVKGTAKVLCGNSTQLLSENESTYIPIGDIHSLENPGKINLELIEVQSGSYLGEDDIVRFEDMYGRSEPNVSPSKVLEPEEG